A DNA window from Gammaproteobacteria bacterium contains the following coding sequences:
- a CDS encoding Hpt domain-containing protein has protein sequence MSTEAETNDLAAHSLDLVSREIGNTLETARRELEDFAEGNAARDALDRAADLLHLAQGALKIIELNGAGMLAEEMELTCRHVRACKEQQQVDTGLEALTRAMVQLPAYLERVMSGGRDIALVLLPLLNELRQARGEPSLSEGSLLLLNAGPFERHLASKPQVAVDAESSRRFQLTARRLRPAFQSALLQWIRGHEAPQHLERLIQISGALEKAASTEAVRQLWFVLTGVLRALRGGQLEPTVNVKRLVGQADRQLKRLIDGGEAAWVESPPVELLNSLLYYVARAGSGDERLAQIRELYRLDEAVPPESQLAEARESLAGPSVKLMRTVAKAIKEDLSSVKDALDIFVRTGMEDVEQLKPQLDMLKKIGDTLGVLGLEKARAEIQREARELHALVGSRKIESPLALEKIAATLLDVEDALDRELIRAIVPGGHDPAPSESEAEAQYRHVTQAVIGECIVNLTKVKEAVTQLVETPEDGRVLEHVKPQLRGITAGLLMLNKTRAVKIVERIGAVIATRLGPGRKPLKPEYLERLADAVVAVEYYMETISRGRSDPWYMLDNASRCLDLLEALPAAKRPAPAPVAAAPPPKKAQKPPSVMEVDEERSDPELLELFIEEAKEEIASIARFLPIWAERPEDSDALISVRRSFHTLKGSGRMVGAQMIGEFAWSIENLLNRVINQTLEPTPAMIAFIQEAADVFPQLIEQLEVGIQPRADVQLLMKRAEAFAAGDPDAARLSGDALRLPAPDEADAPAGAASAAAGDDRRAAAPDMDPVLVDIFVKETLGHLETLRAFVESARRGEAPHPVDEPVYRACHTLLGSAKMAAFAPAVALAQPLSEHLGRLFQAGRGLVDDGIETLAAAADELARMTDALSSGTPFAPDPDVVARLERLEDSAAPEQPAAPEEVSSPALVPNFDPEIAAIFMEEAAEILENAESALGTLRREGEGSASVVELQRLLHTLKGGARMAGVTPMGDLSHALETLLAGMAERRVAPSAETLDLLQQCLDTLHSMRDCIDAGRPLPAAKELVGRIDALSSPGAKPAEPPPAAPAPAAAADAGAAAQDGEAVARPGEEPTVRQLAPPLDAAAGGETRADAAPAADRPELAAEAEAPAAARDGGPAEAATDGAARADTDTSAADKGFRRTVPGLDELARRLTRFKRSADTKAPAKPPEPEAPAAAEPAVDPDDASFAAAATADAQGAAVAADAQSAVAAADAGPAAAEPAGAEEASPSRDAPPRPAQPEGRTAERAETARVDAALLDALLNSAGEINIFQSRLSQQLHSIDFHLGELGQTVTRLREQLRKLEAETEAQILYRHQDDLTAGGQGFDPLELDRYSTIQQLSRALAETANDVASINELLQGLANEAETLLSQQARVTSELQEGLMQTRMVPFQRHSSRLARIVRQAASDTNKLAELVVHGGGSEVDRQVLDTMLAPFEHLLRNAVVHGIEPPAERRNAGKPETGRVELSLRREGSEVLIEVADDGRGLDLDAIRRKAIEQGLISDKQKISDDEAVELILRPGFSTAHELTQAAGRGVGMDVVDNEIKKLGGSMRIESVQGRGTRFYIRLPYTLAVTHALIVDAGEETFALPLPTIEGVTRVPRETLLDLLTHDEPKLEYGGVSYRIQHLGSLVGGMPSALPAEEGAVSLVLVRAGEHSTALLTDALEGSREIVVKTLGPHLGSVAGVSGATILGDGRVIVILDVGTLVRAQHGAAKVPVHAAPAARPPTALVVDDSITMRRVTQRLLERRGVRVITARDGLDAITALQEHEAPDIILLDIEMPRMDGYQFASHVRNDEKLKDVPIVMITSRSGEKHRAKAIELGVNDYLSKPYQEAQLIASVEALLGRTL, from the coding sequence ATGTCGACCGAAGCCGAGACGAACGATCTCGCGGCGCATTCGCTCGATCTCGTCAGCCGCGAAATCGGCAACACGCTCGAGACGGCGCGCCGCGAGCTCGAGGACTTCGCCGAGGGCAACGCTGCACGCGACGCGCTCGACCGTGCGGCCGACCTGCTGCATCTCGCGCAGGGCGCGCTGAAGATCATCGAGCTCAACGGCGCGGGCATGCTGGCCGAGGAGATGGAGCTCACGTGCCGGCACGTCCGTGCGTGCAAGGAGCAGCAGCAGGTCGACACGGGCCTCGAGGCGCTGACCCGTGCGATGGTGCAGCTGCCTGCGTACCTCGAGCGCGTGATGAGCGGCGGGCGCGACATCGCGCTCGTGCTGCTGCCGCTTCTGAACGAGCTGCGCCAGGCGCGCGGCGAGCCGAGCCTCTCGGAGGGCTCGCTGCTCCTCTTGAACGCCGGGCCGTTCGAGCGCCACCTCGCGTCGAAGCCGCAGGTCGCGGTCGACGCCGAGTCGAGCCGGCGGTTCCAGCTGACGGCGCGCCGGCTGCGCCCCGCGTTCCAGTCGGCGCTGCTGCAGTGGATCCGCGGCCACGAGGCGCCGCAGCACCTCGAGCGGCTGATTCAGATCAGCGGCGCGCTCGAGAAGGCCGCATCGACCGAGGCCGTGCGTCAGCTCTGGTTCGTGCTGACGGGCGTGCTCCGCGCGCTGCGCGGCGGCCAGCTCGAGCCGACCGTGAACGTGAAGCGTCTCGTCGGGCAGGCGGACCGGCAGCTCAAGCGCCTGATCGACGGCGGCGAGGCGGCCTGGGTCGAGTCGCCGCCGGTCGAGCTGCTGAACAGCCTCCTCTATTACGTCGCGCGGGCCGGCAGCGGCGACGAGCGGCTCGCGCAGATCCGCGAGCTGTACCGGCTCGACGAGGCGGTGCCGCCCGAGTCACAGCTCGCGGAGGCCCGCGAGAGCCTCGCCGGGCCGAGCGTCAAGCTGATGCGCACGGTCGCGAAGGCGATCAAAGAGGACCTGTCGTCCGTGAAGGACGCGCTCGACATCTTCGTGCGCACCGGCATGGAGGACGTCGAGCAGCTGAAGCCGCAGCTCGACATGCTGAAGAAAATCGGCGACACGCTTGGCGTGCTCGGGCTCGAGAAGGCGAGGGCGGAGATTCAGCGCGAGGCGCGAGAGCTGCACGCGCTCGTCGGCAGCCGCAAGATCGAGAGCCCGCTCGCGCTCGAGAAGATCGCGGCGACGCTGCTCGACGTCGAGGACGCGCTCGACCGCGAGCTGATCCGAGCGATCGTGCCGGGCGGCCACGACCCCGCGCCGAGCGAGAGCGAGGCCGAGGCGCAGTACCGCCACGTCACGCAGGCCGTGATCGGCGAATGCATCGTGAACCTCACGAAGGTCAAGGAAGCCGTCACGCAGCTCGTCGAGACGCCCGAGGACGGCCGCGTGCTCGAGCACGTGAAGCCGCAGCTCAGAGGCATCACCGCCGGCCTCCTGATGCTGAACAAGACCCGGGCCGTGAAGATCGTCGAGCGGATCGGCGCCGTGATCGCGACGCGGCTCGGCCCCGGCCGCAAGCCCCTGAAGCCCGAGTACCTCGAGCGGCTGGCGGATGCGGTCGTCGCCGTCGAGTACTACATGGAGACGATCAGCCGCGGGCGCAGCGACCCGTGGTACATGCTCGACAACGCGAGCCGCTGCCTCGATCTCCTCGAGGCGCTGCCGGCCGCGAAGCGGCCCGCGCCGGCACCGGTCGCCGCCGCGCCTCCGCCGAAGAAGGCGCAAAAGCCGCCGTCGGTGATGGAGGTCGACGAGGAGCGCTCCGATCCGGAGCTCCTCGAGCTCTTCATCGAGGAAGCGAAGGAGGAGATCGCGAGCATCGCGCGGTTCCTGCCGATCTGGGCCGAGCGGCCGGAAGACTCCGATGCGCTGATCTCGGTCCGCAGGTCGTTCCACACGCTGAAGGGCAGCGGCCGCATGGTCGGCGCGCAGATGATCGGCGAGTTCGCGTGGAGCATCGAGAACCTGCTGAACCGCGTGATCAACCAGACGCTCGAGCCGACCCCGGCGATGATCGCGTTCATCCAGGAAGCGGCCGACGTCTTCCCGCAGCTGATCGAGCAGCTCGAGGTCGGGATCCAGCCGCGTGCGGACGTTCAGCTCTTGATGAAGCGCGCGGAGGCGTTCGCGGCGGGCGACCCGGACGCGGCCCGCCTTTCCGGCGACGCGCTGCGGTTGCCCGCGCCGGACGAGGCCGACGCGCCGGCGGGCGCGGCGTCCGCCGCGGCCGGCGACGATCGTCGCGCCGCCGCGCCGGACATGGATCCGGTGCTCGTCGACATCTTCGTCAAGGAGACGCTGGGACATCTCGAGACGCTGCGGGCCTTCGTCGAGTCCGCCCGCCGCGGCGAGGCGCCGCACCCGGTCGACGAGCCGGTTTATCGTGCGTGCCACACGCTCCTCGGCAGCGCGAAGATGGCCGCGTTCGCGCCTGCGGTCGCGCTCGCGCAGCCGCTCTCCGAGCATCTCGGCCGGCTGTTCCAGGCGGGTCGCGGACTGGTCGACGACGGCATCGAGACGCTCGCCGCGGCCGCCGACGAGCTCGCGCGCATGACCGATGCGCTGTCGAGCGGCACGCCGTTCGCGCCCGATCCCGACGTCGTCGCGCGGCTCGAGCGCCTCGAGGATTCGGCGGCACCGGAGCAGCCGGCCGCTCCCGAGGAAGTCTCGTCGCCCGCGCTCGTGCCGAACTTCGATCCGGAGATCGCCGCGATCTTCATGGAGGAGGCGGCCGAGATCCTCGAGAACGCCGAGAGCGCGCTCGGCACGCTGCGGCGCGAGGGTGAAGGCTCGGCGTCGGTCGTCGAGCTGCAGCGCCTGCTGCACACGTTGAAGGGCGGCGCGCGGATGGCCGGCGTCACGCCGATGGGCGACCTGAGCCATGCGCTCGAGACGCTGCTCGCCGGCATGGCCGAGCGGCGCGTTGCGCCTTCGGCCGAAACGCTCGATCTGCTGCAGCAGTGCCTCGACACGTTGCATTCGATGCGGGATTGCATCGACGCCGGGCGCCCGCTGCCGGCCGCGAAAGAGCTCGTTGGCCGCATCGACGCGCTGTCCTCGCCGGGTGCCAAGCCCGCCGAGCCCCCGCCGGCCGCGCCGGCGCCTGCCGCCGCGGCCGACGCCGGTGCGGCGGCGCAGGACGGCGAAGCGGTCGCACGGCCCGGCGAAGAGCCTACGGTGCGCCAGCTCGCGCCCCCGCTCGACGCCGCCGCCGGCGGCGAAACGCGCGCCGACGCGGCGCCCGCAGCGGATCGGCCCGAGCTCGCCGCCGAGGCCGAAGCGCCAGCGGCGGCGCGCGACGGCGGTCCGGCGGAGGCCGCCACCGATGGCGCGGCACGCGCCGACACGGATACGTCCGCCGCCGACAAAGGTTTTCGCCGGACCGTGCCCGGCCTCGACGAGCTCGCGCGGCGGCTCACGAGGTTCAAGCGAAGCGCGGACACGAAGGCGCCGGCGAAGCCGCCCGAGCCCGAAGCGCCGGCGGCCGCCGAGCCGGCCGTCGATCCGGACGACGCGTCATTCGCCGCCGCCGCGACCGCCGACGCGCAGGGCGCGGCCGTAGCCGCGGACGCTCAGAGCGCCGTCGCGGCCGCCGACGCCGGCCCTGCCGCGGCCGAGCCCGCGGGCGCGGAGGAGGCCTCACCGTCGCGCGACGCGCCGCCGCGACCTGCACAGCCGGAGGGGCGCACCGCGGAGCGGGCCGAGACCGCCCGCGTCGACGCCGCGCTGCTCGACGCGCTGCTCAACAGCGCGGGCGAGATCAACATCTTCCAGTCGCGGCTGAGCCAGCAGCTCCATTCGATCGACTTCCACCTCGGCGAGCTCGGCCAGACCGTGACGCGGCTGCGCGAGCAGCTGCGCAAGCTCGAGGCCGAGACCGAGGCGCAGATCCTGTACCGCCACCAGGACGACCTGACCGCGGGCGGGCAAGGCTTCGACCCGCTCGAGCTCGACCGCTACTCGACGATCCAGCAGCTGTCGCGCGCGCTCGCCGAGACCGCGAACGACGTCGCGAGCATCAACGAGCTGCTGCAGGGACTCGCGAACGAGGCCGAGACGCTCCTGAGCCAGCAGGCGCGCGTGACGAGCGAGCTGCAGGAAGGACTGATGCAGACGCGGATGGTGCCGTTCCAGCGGCACTCGTCCAGGCTCGCGCGCATCGTCCGGCAGGCGGCATCGGACACGAACAAGCTCGCGGAGCTCGTCGTCCACGGCGGCGGCAGCGAGGTCGACCGTCAGGTCCTCGACACGATGCTCGCGCCGTTCGAGCACCTGCTGCGCAACGCGGTCGTGCACGGCATCGAGCCGCCGGCCGAGCGGCGCAACGCCGGCAAGCCCGAGACCGGGCGCGTGGAGCTGTCGCTGCGCAGGGAAGGCTCCGAGGTGCTGATCGAGGTTGCCGACGACGGCCGCGGGCTCGATCTCGACGCGATCCGCCGCAAGGCGATCGAGCAAGGGCTCATTTCCGACAAGCAGAAGATTTCCGATGACGAGGCTGTCGAGCTGATCCTGCGTCCCGGGTTCAGCACGGCGCACGAGCTGACGCAGGCCGCGGGCCGGGGCGTCGGCATGGACGTCGTCGACAACGAGATCAAGAAGCTCGGCGGGTCGATGCGGATCGAGTCCGTGCAGGGCCGCGGAACCCGCTTCTACATCCGTCTGCCGTACACGCTCGCGGTCACGCACGCGCTGATCGTCGACGCGGGCGAGGAGACCTTCGCGCTGCCGCTGCCGACGATCGAAGGCGTGACGCGCGTGCCGCGCGAGACGCTGCTCGACCTCCTGACGCACGACGAGCCGAAGCTCGAGTACGGCGGCGTGAGCTATCGGATCCAGCATCTCGGCAGCCTCGTCGGCGGCATGCCGTCCGCGCTGCCGGCTGAGGAGGGCGCGGTGTCGCTCGTGCTGGTCCGCGCAGGCGAGCACTCGACGGCGCTCCTGACGGACGCGCTCGAAGGCAGCCGCGAGATCGTCGTGAAGACGCTCGGGCCGCACCTCGGCAGCGTCGCGGGCGTCTCGGGGGCGACGATTCTCGGCGACGGCCGCGTGATCGTGATCCTCGACGTCGGCACGCTCGTGCGCGCGCAGCACGGTGCGGCGAAGGTGCCGGTGCATGCCGCGCCCGCGGCACGTCCGCCGACGGCGCTCGTCGTCGACGACTCGATCACGATGAGGCGCGTCACGCAGCGGCTGCTCGAGCGGCGAGGCGTGCGCGTGATCACGGCCCGCGACGGCCTCGACGCGATCACGGCGCTGCAGGAGCACGAGGCTCCCGACATCATCCTGCTCGACATCGAGATGCCGCGCATGGACGGCTATCAGTTCGCGTCGCACGTGAGGAACGACGAGAAGCTGAAGGACGTGCCGATCGTGATGATCACGTCGCGGTCGGGCGAGAAGCACCGCGCGAAGGCGATCGAGCTCGGCGTGAACGATTACTTGAGCAAGCCGTACCAGGAGGCGCAGCTGATCGCGTCGGTCGAGGCGTTGCTCGGGAGGACGTTGTGA
- a CDS encoding chemotaxis protein CheW, with translation MAVEQRELYSLLIPLREERLLVPRMCVAEVIAFVETQVPVGDDVPEWYLGTVDWNGRALPVISFDGSRPGDASAKKRGRTRVVVFHAVTGALKGYYGILTQGFPQLVRVNPDVLMLDTERPIPEGQPALCRVRMIHEFPLIPDVERLEAMVADVQKQMRATT, from the coding sequence ATGGCGGTCGAGCAGCGCGAGCTGTACAGCCTGCTGATCCCGCTTCGCGAGGAGCGCCTGCTCGTGCCGCGAATGTGCGTCGCGGAGGTCATCGCGTTCGTCGAGACGCAGGTGCCGGTCGGCGACGACGTGCCGGAGTGGTACCTCGGTACCGTCGACTGGAACGGCCGGGCGCTGCCGGTGATCTCGTTCGACGGCAGCCGCCCAGGCGATGCGTCGGCGAAAAAGCGCGGCCGCACGCGCGTCGTCGTGTTCCATGCCGTCACCGGCGCGCTGAAGGGCTACTACGGCATCCTGACGCAGGGCTTCCCGCAGCTCGTCCGCGTGAATCCGGACGTCCTGATGCTCGATACCGAGCGGCCGATCCCCGAAGGCCAGCCCGCGCTCTGCCGCGTGCGGATGATCCACGAGTTTCCGCTGATCCCGGACGTCGAGCGGCTCGAGGCGATGGTCGCGGACGTGCAGAAGCAGATGCGCGCAACGACTTAG